The following are from one region of the Ruficoccus sp. ZRK36 genome:
- a CDS encoding MBL fold metallo-hydrolase, which translates to MRASSIERVAVLPSPPFRLDGGAIFGVVPRVLWASDFPPDADNRIALTTRVLLASGAGRHLLVDPGIGTAWDDTFMARYGIEPEGTAFEGSLAQLGLKPESITDVVLTHLHFDHLAGCFRGQPGALEPVFPNARYHVQRRQWEWAQKPSPKDRASYTPEHLDLLRASGCLELLDGPGELAPGFEVFLCDGHTHAQQLCKLRAGGRSWVYGADVFPIAELLRLSWIMAYDIEPLATVEAKLRCLEACRQDDAFLILGHDTRFLGGHVRQGKRHAELVESVPANAGVEVLYAG; encoded by the coding sequence ATGCGTGCATCATCCATCGAGCGTGTCGCGGTCCTGCCGAGCCCGCCCTTTCGTCTGGACGGTGGAGCCATCTTTGGGGTGGTCCCGCGCGTGCTCTGGGCCAGTGACTTCCCGCCTGACGCGGACAACCGGATCGCGCTGACCACACGTGTGCTCCTGGCCAGTGGCGCCGGGCGGCACCTGCTGGTCGATCCCGGCATCGGTACGGCCTGGGATGATACCTTTATGGCTCGCTACGGGATCGAGCCCGAGGGAACAGCCTTTGAAGGCTCGCTGGCCCAGCTCGGGCTGAAGCCGGAGTCCATCACCGACGTGGTGCTCACGCATTTGCACTTTGACCACCTGGCGGGGTGCTTTAGGGGGCAGCCGGGGGCGCTTGAGCCGGTCTTTCCGAACGCCCGCTACCATGTCCAGCGCAGACAGTGGGAATGGGCGCAAAAGCCCAGCCCGAAGGACCGTGCCAGCTACACGCCGGAGCATCTGGACCTGCTGCGGGCTAGTGGCTGCCTGGAGCTGCTGGACGGCCCGGGCGAACTTGCGCCGGGCTTCGAGGTGTTTTTATGCGATGGGCATACCCATGCGCAGCAGTTGTGCAAACTCAGGGCAGGGGGGCGCAGTTGGGTCTACGGGGCGGATGTGTTTCCCATTGCTGAGCTTTTGCGGCTGAGTTGGATCATGGCCTACGACATCGAGCCGCTAGCCACGGTGGAGGCCAAACTCCGCTGCCTGGAAGCCTGTCGTCAGGACGATGCCTTTCTCATTCTCGGGCACGACACGCGTTTTCTTGGTGGGCACGTGCGACAGGGCAAGCGCCACGCTGAGCTGGTCGAGTCAGTACCTGCGAACGCGGGTGTCGAGGTGCTCTATGCAGGCTGA
- the queF gene encoding preQ(1) synthase has product METFENPNPGRDYQIQHIAEEFTSVCPKTGHPDFGTVVLTYIPDQLCVELKDYKLYLHDYRNKGIFFEAVTNKIMDDLYAELKPRWLRIETIWKGRGGIRSVVRIEQAADDFTGPTPPYFG; this is encoded by the coding sequence ATGGAAACCTTTGAAAACCCGAATCCGGGCCGCGACTACCAGATCCAGCACATCGCCGAGGAGTTTACCTCGGTCTGTCCGAAAACCGGGCACCCGGACTTCGGGACGGTGGTGTTGACCTATATCCCCGACCAGCTCTGCGTCGAACTCAAGGACTACAAGCTGTACCTGCACGACTACCGTAACAAGGGCATCTTCTTCGAGGCCGTGACGAACAAGATCATGGACGACCTCTACGCCGAGCTGAAGCCGCGCTGGCTGCGGATCGAGACGATCTGGAAGGGCCGCGGGGGCATCCGCTCAGTGGTCCGCATCGAGCAGGCCGCCGATGATTTCACCGGGCCCACGCCGCCGTATTTCGGTTAA
- a CDS encoding Fur family transcriptional regulator, whose translation MKLSTNSKRELEEALVENGLRATRQREHVYAVLLTQRDHPTADEVYARAKQVMPSISLATVYNCLETLVECDLVKKLNYEREPSRFCPNDGEHAHFLDEGTGRVFDIDLPENFMHEITNVLPQGFEAKKFKLSFTGYAPKDLPGDHCVAEN comes from the coding sequence ATGAAGCTATCCACCAACTCAAAACGCGAACTGGAAGAGGCGCTCGTCGAAAACGGGCTGCGCGCCACTCGCCAGCGAGAGCACGTCTATGCCGTGCTCCTGACTCAGCGCGACCACCCGACGGCCGACGAGGTCTACGCTCGCGCCAAGCAGGTCATGCCCTCTATTTCGCTCGCCACCGTCTACAACTGCCTGGAAACCCTCGTCGAGTGCGACCTGGTCAAAAAGCTCAACTACGAGCGCGAGCCCAGCCGGTTCTGTCCTAACGACGGTGAGCATGCACATTTTCTGGACGAAGGCACCGGGCGCGTATTCGATATAGATCTGCCCGAGAACTTCATGCACGAGATCACCAATGTCCTTCCACAGGGCTTTGAGGCGAAAAAGTTTAAACTGAGCTTTACCGGCTACGCCCCCAAGGACCTGCCCGGCGACCACTGCGTCGCTGAGAACTAA
- the sufC gene encoding Fe-S cluster assembly ATPase SufC: MSLDIRNLSVSIGEKPILKEFNLSVPKGEVHAIMGPNGTGKSTLAKALAGHEDYDIIGGEALLDGTNIVGMEPDEIARAGLFLAFQYPAEIPGVSIANFIRAAVQARLPEGENIVATKYYKELYANMDQLKMDRAFTSRSVNDGFSGGEKKRCEILQMMMLKPEYAIMDETDSGLDIDALRIVAEGVNSMRGPERGFLVITHYQRLLDYIVPDVVHVMYDGKIVKSGDKNLALELEEKGYDWVKEELAPASA, translated from the coding sequence ATGTCACTGGATATCCGTAACCTCTCCGTCAGCATCGGCGAAAAGCCGATCCTCAAGGAATTCAACCTCTCCGTGCCCAAGGGCGAGGTCCATGCCATCATGGGCCCCAACGGGACCGGGAAAAGCACGCTCGCCAAGGCCCTCGCCGGCCATGAGGACTACGACATCATAGGTGGCGAAGCCCTCCTTGACGGGACCAACATCGTCGGCATGGAGCCCGACGAGATCGCACGCGCCGGTCTTTTCCTGGCCTTCCAGTACCCGGCCGAGATCCCCGGCGTGAGCATCGCCAACTTTATCCGCGCAGCCGTCCAGGCCCGCCTGCCCGAGGGCGAGAACATCGTCGCCACCAAGTACTACAAGGAGCTGTACGCCAATATGGACCAGCTCAAGATGGACCGCGCCTTTACCTCGCGCTCCGTCAACGACGGCTTCTCCGGCGGCGAAAAGAAGCGCTGCGAAATCCTTCAGATGATGATGCTCAAGCCCGAGTACGCCATCATGGACGAGACCGACTCCGGCCTCGACATCGACGCCCTGCGCATCGTCGCCGAGGGGGTCAACTCCATGCGTGGCCCCGAGCGCGGCTTCCTCGTCATCACCCACTACCAGCGCCTGCTCGACTACATCGTGCCGGACGTCGTCCATGTCATGTACGACGGTAAGATCGTCAAGAGCGGCGACAAGAACCTCGCCCTGGAGCTGGAAGAAAAGGGCTACGACTGGGTCAAGGAAGAGCTTGCCCCGGCCAGCGCCTAA
- a CDS encoding NAD(P)-dependent alcohol dehydrogenase, with translation MSTTIKGYAASAPKAAFEPFEYQAEDLRADDVLVSVDHCGICHSDLSMLDNDWGRSVYPFVGGHEVVGKILWKGEHVTHLQLGQRVGVGWFSGSCMHCRECMSGHHNRCSHAEETIVARHGGFASHVVAKSEWAIPLPADLDATKAGPLFCGGITAFNPFVINGIMPTQRVGVVGIGGLGHLALQFAKGWGCEVTAFSSSEDKEAEARSMGAHHFVNSRQADAFKRLQGTLDMVLVTVNVGLDWSAYLELLRPGGKLHFVGAAPPAEFVPFQLIGGQRSIGGSPLGSPATVGDMLEFCARHDIAPVTEHYSMAQINDAFEHLSSGKARYRIVLDRN, from the coding sequence ATGAGCACCACGATTAAAGGCTACGCAGCCAGCGCCCCCAAGGCGGCCTTCGAGCCGTTTGAATATCAGGCCGAAGACCTGCGGGCGGATGATGTACTCGTCTCCGTCGATCACTGCGGCATCTGCCACAGTGACCTGTCCATGCTCGATAACGACTGGGGCCGCTCCGTCTATCCGTTTGTTGGCGGCCATGAAGTCGTCGGTAAGATTCTGTGGAAGGGCGAGCACGTCACCCACCTTCAGCTCGGTCAACGCGTCGGCGTGGGCTGGTTCTCCGGCTCGTGCATGCACTGCCGCGAGTGCATGAGCGGCCACCATAACCGCTGCTCCCATGCCGAGGAGACGATCGTCGCGCGCCATGGCGGCTTTGCCAGCCATGTCGTTGCCAAGAGCGAGTGGGCGATCCCGCTTCCGGCGGATCTGGACGCGACCAAGGCTGGCCCGCTTTTCTGCGGCGGCATCACCGCGTTCAATCCCTTTGTCATCAATGGCATCATGCCCACCCAACGGGTCGGCGTGGTCGGCATTGGTGGCCTCGGGCACCTGGCCCTGCAGTTCGCCAAGGGCTGGGGCTGCGAGGTGACGGCGTTTTCCTCCAGTGAAGACAAGGAGGCCGAAGCCCGTTCCATGGGTGCGCACCACTTTGTCAACTCGCGTCAGGCAGACGCCTTCAAGCGCCTGCAAGGCACGCTCGACATGGTCCTCGTCACGGTCAATGTCGGCCTGGACTGGAGCGCCTATCTGGAGCTTCTGCGACCCGGCGGTAAGCTGCACTTCGTCGGTGCGGCCCCTCCAGCCGAGTTCGTCCCCTTCCAGTTGATCGGCGGGCAGCGCTCGATCGGCGGCTCTCCACTGGGTAGCCCGGCCACGGTGGGCGACATGCTGGAGTTCTGCGCACGTCACGACATCGCACCGGTGACGGAGCACTACTCGATGGCGCAGATCAACGACGCCTTTGAGCACCTGAGCAGCGGCAAGGCCCGCTACCGGATCGTCCTCGACCGCAACTAA
- the sufB gene encoding Fe-S cluster assembly protein SufB: MSDTATPEIEIDRSKGNFHFAEDYAFDAGIGLKENTIDYISDAKGEDAWVREFRKKALKLFEDKPMPTNWATKDLENIVFDDVRYYLAKSQKASRSWDEVPDDVKETFERLGIPESERKFLAGVEAQFDSEAVYSRMKDDLAELGVIFVGPHEGLHEHPEIFKKWFGKVIPSGDNKFSALNSACFSGGSFIYVPPGVKVSQPLQAYFRINAENFGQFERTLIIADEGSEMTYMEGCTAPQFDTAALHSAVVELVALPGAKIQYITVQNWSNNVFNLVTKRAMAMEEAEVRWIDCNIGSRLTMKYPGVVLKGRKARGEVLSIALANDGQHQDTGAKMVHAADETTSNIISKSISVGKGRSSYRGLVQIPKHLKGCKNNTECDALLINTNSRTDTYPAINVRGDHNSVQHEASVSKVSAEQIFYMQQRGMNEGEAMSLAVNGFVNDLVREFPMEYSVELKRLIDLEMEGSVG, from the coding sequence ATGAGCGATACCGCTACACCCGAAATCGAAATCGACCGCAGCAAAGGCAATTTTCACTTTGCCGAAGACTACGCCTTCGACGCCGGCATCGGCCTGAAGGAAAACACCATCGACTACATTTCCGACGCCAAGGGCGAAGACGCCTGGGTCCGTGAGTTCCGCAAGAAAGCCCTCAAGCTTTTTGAAGACAAGCCCATGCCCACCAACTGGGCCACCAAGGACCTGGAGAACATCGTCTTTGACGACGTGCGCTACTACCTGGCCAAGAGCCAGAAGGCCAGCCGCTCCTGGGATGAAGTGCCGGACGACGTGAAGGAAACCTTTGAGCGCCTGGGTATCCCCGAGAGCGAGCGCAAGTTCCTCGCCGGTGTCGAGGCGCAGTTCGACTCCGAGGCCGTCTACTCGCGCATGAAGGACGACCTGGCCGAGCTCGGCGTGATCTTCGTCGGCCCGCACGAGGGGCTCCACGAGCACCCCGAGATTTTCAAAAAGTGGTTCGGGAAGGTCATCCCCAGCGGTGATAACAAATTCTCCGCGCTCAACAGCGCGTGCTTCTCGGGCGGCTCTTTCATTTACGTCCCGCCGGGCGTAAAGGTTTCCCAGCCCCTGCAGGCCTACTTCCGCATCAACGCCGAGAACTTCGGCCAGTTTGAGCGTACCCTCATCATCGCCGACGAGGGCAGCGAAATGACCTACATGGAGGGCTGCACCGCCCCGCAGTTTGACACCGCAGCCCTGCACTCCGCTGTGGTCGAGCTCGTCGCCCTGCCCGGTGCGAAGATCCAGTACATCACGGTGCAGAACTGGTCCAACAACGTCTTTAACCTCGTGACCAAGCGCGCCATGGCCATGGAAGAGGCCGAAGTCCGCTGGATCGACTGTAACATCGGCTCGCGCCTGACGATGAAGTATCCCGGCGTCGTCCTCAAGGGCCGCAAGGCTCGCGGCGAGGTCCTCTCCATCGCCCTGGCCAACGACGGCCAGCACCAGGACACCGGTGCGAAGATGGTTCACGCCGCCGACGAGACCACCTCCAACATTATCTCCAAGTCCATCAGCGTGGGCAAGGGCCGCTCCAGCTACCGCGGACTGGTCCAGATCCCCAAGCACCTCAAGGGCTGCAAGAACAACACCGAGTGTGACGCGCTGCTGATCAACACCAACAGCCGCACCGACACTTACCCGGCCATCAATGTGCGCGGCGACCACAACAGCGTCCAGCACGAGGCCAGCGTCTCGAAGGTCAGCGCCGAGCAGATCTTCTACATGCAGCAGCGCGGCATGAACGAGGGCGAGGCCATGAGCCTGGCCGTGAACGGCTTCGTCAACGACCTCGTACGCGAGTTCCCGATGGAGTACTCTGTCGAGCTCAAGCGCCTCATCGACCTGGAGATGGAAGGAAGCGTCGGCTAA
- the sufD gene encoding Fe-S cluster assembly protein SufD, with the protein MPTLDKPAFDAATFEAHLAEWADLPWLQEIKRSNWEAFEKLPMPSRKDERWRFSGLHRNGFDLAQFRPASAPETEQKEILLERSKLVEKPAGRLVFADNHLIAFDPASQELIDKGVIWMPLSQAFKEHPELVRKYFLEEEQKLGSDKLLALHNAFFQDGAFLYVPKGVEVKDPFIAYYWSSDCEETVLPHTLLVTEDNSKVDFMDYYGSGKEAACCPSLSIATGTIHAGAGSQVFRKIVQNLSPTAQSFQVEANAADRDAQVKTIAVNLGAKYARLENQTRVAGSGADVKMYSLTVATGDQEFDQRTLQTHIGDHATSDLLYKNALMDDARTIFSGMILVEPTGQQTDAYQTNRNLLLSPTAEACSLPGLEIEANDVKCSHGATTGEIDSAQLYYLMARGIPKKTAEQLLVFGFFEEIIEKIDNEELKDNLRNLVQSKFQDIL; encoded by the coding sequence ATGCCAACCTTAGACAAACCCGCTTTTGACGCCGCCACCTTTGAGGCACACCTGGCCGAATGGGCCGACCTGCCGTGGCTGCAGGAGATCAAACGCAGCAACTGGGAAGCCTTCGAAAAGCTCCCCATGCCCTCCCGCAAGGATGAACGCTGGCGCTTCTCGGGCCTGCACAGAAACGGCTTCGACCTGGCGCAGTTCCGACCTGCCAGCGCGCCCGAAACCGAGCAGAAAGAGATCCTGCTGGAGCGCTCCAAGCTCGTCGAAAAGCCCGCCGGTCGCCTCGTCTTCGCAGACAACCACCTGATCGCCTTTGACCCGGCCTCTCAGGAGTTAATCGACAAGGGCGTCATCTGGATGCCGCTCAGTCAGGCCTTCAAGGAGCACCCGGAGCTGGTCCGCAAGTACTTCCTCGAAGAAGAGCAGAAGCTCGGCTCGGACAAGCTGCTCGCCCTGCACAACGCCTTTTTCCAGGACGGCGCGTTCCTCTACGTCCCCAAGGGCGTCGAGGTAAAGGACCCCTTTATCGCGTACTACTGGAGCAGCGACTGCGAGGAGACCGTCCTGCCGCACACCCTGCTCGTCACCGAGGACAACTCCAAGGTGGACTTCATGGACTACTACGGCTCGGGTAAGGAAGCGGCCTGCTGCCCGTCCCTCTCCATCGCCACCGGCACCATCCACGCCGGCGCAGGCTCCCAGGTCTTCCGCAAGATCGTACAGAACCTCTCGCCGACCGCGCAGTCCTTCCAGGTCGAGGCTAATGCCGCCGACCGCGACGCGCAGGTGAAGACCATCGCCGTCAACCTCGGCGCCAAGTACGCCCGTCTGGAGAACCAGACCCGCGTCGCCGGCTCTGGGGCAGACGTCAAGATGTACTCGCTCACCGTCGCCACCGGTGACCAGGAGTTTGATCAGCGCACGCTGCAGACCCACATCGGTGACCACGCCACCAGCGACCTGCTTTATAAAAACGCTCTCATGGACGACGCCCGCACGATCTTCTCGGGCATGATCCTCGTGGAGCCGACCGGTCAGCAGACCGACGCCTACCAGACCAACCGCAACCTGCTCCTCTCCCCCACCGCCGAGGCCTGCTCGCTGCCGGGGCTGGAGATCGAGGCCAACGACGTGAAGTGCTCCCACGGGGCCACCACGGGCGAGATCGACTCCGCACAGCTTTACTACCTGATGGCTCGCGGCATCCCTAAAAAGACCGCTGAGCAGCTGCTCGTCTTCGGCTTCTTCGAGGAGATCATCGAAAAGATCGACAACGAGGAATTGAAAGATAATCTCAGAAACCTCGTTCAGTCGAAATTCCAAGACATCTTATAA
- the sufT gene encoding putative Fe-S cluster assembly protein SufT, with protein sequence MSADNHRTLTREVEATVIPAGDKINLPEGMEVDITHRLGGNFTIVCDYGMFRILGKDADALGEDSPDAAAAESDAAAASTEPSGPPEEGTLWEALKTVYDPEIPVNIVDLGLVYSLDIAPREEGGYKVSVQMTLTAPGCGMGPAIAEDARIRCESVPGVGEAQVDIVWDPPWNQDMISEDGKMELGLI encoded by the coding sequence ATGTCTGCAGATAACCACCGTACCCTGACCCGCGAAGTCGAGGCCACCGTCATTCCCGCCGGTGACAAGATCAACCTGCCCGAAGGCATGGAGGTGGACATCACCCACCGCCTTGGCGGCAACTTTACCATCGTCTGCGACTACGGGATGTTCCGCATCCTCGGTAAGGACGCCGACGCCCTCGGCGAAGACAGCCCGGACGCTGCTGCTGCTGAGAGCGATGCAGCCGCCGCCAGCACTGAGCCCTCCGGCCCTCCCGAGGAAGGCACTCTGTGGGAGGCTCTCAAGACTGTTTACGACCCGGAAATCCCGGTCAACATCGTGGACCTCGGCCTCGTCTACTCGCTCGACATCGCCCCGCGCGAAGAAGGCGGCTACAAGGTCTCCGTCCAGATGACCCTGACCGCTCCCGGCTGCGGGATGGGCCCGGCCATCGCCGAGGACGCCCGCATCCGCTGCGAGTCCGTGCCCGGCGTCGGCGAGGCTCAGGTGGACATCGTCTGGGACCCGCCCTGGAATCAGGACATGATCTCCGAAGACGGCAAGATGGAGCTCGGCCTCATCTAG
- a CDS encoding DUF1573 domain-containing protein: MKAIAYLLALCTALPLSAELEWETMSLTVPASFGQESLEATYPFKNTGSTPVEILEVKTSCGCTYAAASRTMVAPGESAEIAAFFETEDREGPQHSTITVLTDEKDHPATVLNFRSDIPVAANLPTRVVKWRASDTAETKSLDIPVEPGVSLTLQTPKRPLPVSAVLEKKQDGDQRSYHLSLTPLGGETGSGILPIEANWGSGQSRVYNIYVRVAQ, from the coding sequence ATGAAAGCTATCGCGTATCTACTGGCGTTGTGCACCGCCCTGCCTTTGTCGGCCGAACTCGAATGGGAGACGATGTCTCTGACGGTTCCGGCCTCGTTTGGGCAGGAGAGTCTGGAGGCGACCTACCCCTTTAAAAATACCGGCAGCACACCGGTCGAAATCCTGGAGGTAAAAACCTCCTGTGGCTGCACCTATGCCGCTGCCAGCCGCACGATGGTTGCGCCCGGTGAATCCGCCGAGATAGCCGCGTTTTTCGAGACCGAGGACCGCGAAGGTCCACAGCACTCGACCATCACCGTGCTGACGGACGAGAAAGACCATCCGGCCACCGTGCTGAACTTTCGCTCTGACATCCCGGTCGCTGCAAATCTGCCCACCCGTGTCGTCAAGTGGCGCGCCAGCGATACGGCCGAGACCAAGTCCCTCGACATCCCGGTCGAGCCCGGCGTGAGCCTTACCCTGCAAACCCCGAAGCGCCCGCTACCCGTATCGGCGGTACTCGAGAAAAAGCAGGACGGCGATCAGCGTAGCTACCACTTATCCCTGACTCCGCTCGGCGGCGAGACAGGCTCGGGGATTCTCCCCATCGAGGCCAACTGGGGCAGTGGCCAGTCGCGCGTTTATAATATCTACGTCCGCGTTGCTCAGTAG
- a CDS encoding ATP-dependent Clp protease proteolytic subunit, protein MLVEKKFLEQRKIFLWGEVNDESMQEVMEKLLYLDCDKPGEPIDFYINSPGGSITAGMAVYDTMKLISSPIRAIVTGMAASMGSILLCGADKGNRFIYPHARVLIHQPLIMGRIVAPAVDINIQAEEMEKLRIELNNILAASSGQPLEKIAKDTDRDFYLTAPEAIEYGLVDEIVEKI, encoded by the coding sequence ATGCTGGTGGAGAAGAAGTTTCTCGAGCAGCGTAAGATTTTTCTCTGGGGCGAGGTAAACGACGAGTCCATGCAGGAAGTCATGGAAAAGCTCCTCTACCTCGACTGCGATAAGCCCGGCGAACCGATCGACTTCTACATCAACAGCCCCGGTGGCTCGATCACGGCAGGGATGGCTGTCTATGACACCATGAAGCTCATCAGCTCGCCGATCCGCGCCATCGTCACGGGCATGGCTGCCAGCATGGGCTCTATCCTCCTCTGTGGCGCCGATAAGGGTAACCGCTTCATCTACCCGCACGCCCGCGTGCTCATCCACCAGCCGCTCATCATGGGCCGCATCGTCGCCCCGGCTGTGGATATCAACATCCAGGCCGAGGAAATGGAAAAGCTCCGCATCGAGCTCAACAACATCCTCGCCGCTTCCTCTGGCCAGCCGCTGGAAAAGATCGCCAAGGACACTGACCGCGACTTCTACCTGACCGCTCCCGAGGCTATCGAGTACGGCCTGGTAGACGAAATCGTCGAAAAGATCTAG
- a CDS encoding MFS transporter, translating into MSENPETRFQPDPGQPQRARTVQEYIDECPLWADGTRAPNTPMTHMQWRIWSLACAGKFFEGMVVFMTGVALPLISREFGLKPSSEGFVTAATLAGILIGATALGGLADVFGRKRMFIAEMIIFTVFLIALSLAPSFLWVVVFLLGIGIALGCDYPTAHMVISESIPTSARGRLVLSAFAFQAVGALTGTVIGYVILAENPVESAWRWMYASAVIPAILVIIGRFFVTDSGHWLVSRGRIKDAEEATHRLLRRRPQYPRSIRLANPNKDGPRPAGHYGVLFSKPYRKATILASVPWFLQDLGTYGIGIFTPTILATLIGKKSVTDTLNEVIHNDILAAKGSALMDILFVIGIIFAVLLVDRLGRIKLQIIGFVGCAVGLLLAALSMQSDGGNNMPVLFIGFMLFFFMTNLGPNAMTYLIAGEVFPTHIRGKGAGFAASFAKIGAVLTAFLFPILLKSIGDKALLFGLVGAFVLGAIITTIFAIETKGVSLDKIGHRPTDEELDEDDKADADLA; encoded by the coding sequence ATGTCCGAAAATCCCGAAACACGTTTTCAGCCGGACCCGGGGCAGCCACAGCGGGCCCGCACCGTCCAAGAGTATATTGACGAATGCCCCCTGTGGGCAGACGGCACGCGTGCCCCCAACACGCCCATGACGCACATGCAGTGGCGCATCTGGTCGCTGGCCTGCGCGGGTAAGTTCTTCGAGGGGATGGTGGTCTTTATGACGGGGGTGGCCCTGCCGCTGATCTCGCGCGAGTTCGGCCTGAAGCCCTCGTCCGAGGGCTTCGTCACCGCTGCGACCCTCGCGGGCATCCTGATCGGGGCTACCGCACTGGGAGGACTGGCCGATGTCTTTGGCCGCAAGCGGATGTTCATCGCCGAGATGATTATCTTTACCGTGTTTCTCATCGCCCTGTCTCTGGCCCCGAGCTTTTTGTGGGTCGTGGTCTTTTTGCTGGGGATCGGGATCGCGCTGGGCTGCGACTATCCGACAGCCCATATGGTGATATCGGAGAGCATCCCCACCTCCGCGCGCGGCAGGCTGGTGCTGAGCGCTTTCGCCTTTCAGGCCGTGGGCGCACTGACCGGTACGGTCATCGGCTACGTCATTCTGGCAGAGAACCCGGTCGAATCCGCCTGGCGGTGGATGTACGCCAGCGCCGTGATCCCCGCCATCCTCGTCATCATCGGTCGCTTCTTCGTCACTGATAGTGGACACTGGCTGGTCTCGCGTGGGCGTATCAAGGACGCCGAAGAGGCCACCCACCGGCTGTTGCGCCGCCGCCCGCAGTATCCGCGCAGTATCCGCCTCGCCAACCCGAACAAAGACGGCCCCCGCCCTGCCGGCCACTACGGCGTGCTCTTCAGCAAGCCCTACCGCAAGGCCACCATCCTGGCCTCCGTACCGTGGTTTCTCCAGGATCTGGGCACCTACGGGATCGGGATCTTCACCCCGACGATTCTGGCCACGCTGATCGGAAAGAAATCCGTCACCGACACGCTCAACGAGGTCATCCACAACGACATTCTCGCCGCCAAGGGCTCCGCCCTGATGGACATCCTCTTTGTCATCGGCATCATTTTCGCCGTCCTGCTGGTGGATCGTCTGGGCCGGATCAAGCTCCAGATCATCGGTTTCGTCGGCTGCGCGGTCGGCCTGCTGCTCGCAGCACTCTCCATGCAGTCCGACGGCGGTAACAACATGCCGGTGCTCTTCATCGGGTTCATGCTCTTTTTCTTCATGACGAACCTCGGCCCCAACGCCATGACCTACCTCATCGCCGGGGAGGTCTTCCCGACGCACATCCGGGGTAAAGGCGCGGGCTTCGCCGCCTCCTTTGCCAAGATCGGGGCCGTCCTGACCGCATTCCTCTTCCCTATCCTGCTCAAAAGCATCGGCGACAAGGCCCTGCTCTTCGGGCTCGTCGGAGCCTTTGTGCTGGGGGCCATCATCACGACCATCTTCGCCATCGAGACCAAGGGCGTCAGCCTCGACAAGATCGGCCACCGCCCCACCGATGAGGAACTCGACGAAGACGATAAAGCCGACGCCGACCTCGCCTAA
- the rplI gene encoding 50S ribosomal protein L9 has product MATTDILLLEPVAGLGGEGDQVNVKAGYARNFLLPRKLALPVNRANQKYIDALQKRRAEREAQELGNAQELAAKIEKVSIAIAVKTGEGGKMFGSVTAQDLIDRFKEDGVELDRKQLNLYSPVKALGKHTTKVKLHPEVTVEFEWEVVSENPIEETEEAAAEEEAPKAE; this is encoded by the coding sequence ATGGCAACGACAGACATCCTCCTTCTTGAGCCCGTAGCCGGACTCGGCGGCGAAGGCGACCAGGTTAACGTCAAGGCTGGTTACGCCCGCAACTTCCTCCTCCCGCGTAAGCTGGCCCTGCCGGTGAACCGCGCCAACCAGAAGTACATCGACGCCCTCCAGAAGCGCCGCGCTGAGCGCGAAGCTCAGGAGCTCGGTAACGCCCAGGAACTGGCCGCCAAGATCGAAAAGGTCAGCATCGCTATCGCGGTCAAGACCGGCGAAGGTGGCAAGATGTTCGGCTCCGTTACCGCTCAGGACCTGATCGACCGCTTCAAGGAAGACGGCGTCGAGCTGGACCGCAAGCAGCTCAACCTGTACTCCCCGGTCAAGGCCCTCGGCAAGCACACCACCAAGGTGAAGCTGCACCCCGAGGTGACCGTCGAGTTCGAGTGGGAAGTCGTTTCGGAAAATCCGATCGAGGAAACCGAAGAAGCTGCTGCCGAAGAGGAAGCCCCCAAGGCTGAGTAG
- the rplS gene encoding 50S ribosomal protein L19 — MQAILENITKDQIKTDLVKFKVGDGVRVHTKVREGDKERIQIFAGIVICRKGRGIAETFTVRRISYGEGVERVFPVNSPNIEKIEVDRESITMRARMYYLRGRIGKQANKVKEKRLVEAGR, encoded by the coding sequence ATGCAAGCGATTCTCGAAAACATCACCAAAGACCAAATCAAGACCGACCTCGTTAAGTTCAAGGTTGGCGACGGCGTGCGCGTTCACACGAAGGTGCGCGAAGGCGACAAGGAACGCATCCAGATTTTTGCCGGCATCGTTATCTGCCGCAAGGGCCGGGGCATCGCCGAGACCTTCACGGTCCGCCGTATCTCCTACGGCGAAGGCGTCGAGCGCGTCTTCCCCGTCAACTCGCCCAACATCGAAAAGATCGAAGTGGACCGCGAGTCTATCACCATGCGTGCCCGCATGTACTACCTGCGCGGCCGTATCGGTAAGCAGGCCAACAAGGTTAAGGAAAAGCGCCTCGTCGAGGCCGGCCGCTAA